A DNA window from Iodobacter ciconiae contains the following coding sequences:
- a CDS encoding FKBP-type peptidyl-prolyl cis-trans isomerase, producing MQIAKNTVVTLHYEMFDASGKQIDKTEEPIAYLHGGYDNVLPLVEEALEGKNVGDSIDVIMEAEDAFGEHDADLVREEEKTSFPMDVEAGMMFEADDPETGEVLLFRVTEIEGNRVVVDANHPFAGMTIRFVGTVSDVREATEEELEHGHVHGEHGHHH from the coding sequence ATGCAAATTGCAAAAAATACCGTTGTAACCTTACATTATGAAATGTTCGATGCCTCAGGCAAGCAAATTGACAAAACTGAAGAGCCGATTGCTTACCTGCACGGAGGTTACGACAATGTCCTGCCTCTGGTAGAAGAAGCACTTGAAGGCAAAAACGTGGGTGATAGCATTGATGTCATCATGGAAGCAGAAGACGCTTTCGGTGAACATGATGCAGATTTAGTACGTGAAGAAGAAAAAACTTCGTTTCCGATGGATGTTGAAGCCGGCATGATGTTTGAAGCCGATGATCCTGAAACCGGCGAAGTATTGTTGTTCCGTGTTACTGAAATCGAAGGCAACCGCGTTGTAGTCGATGCCAATCACCCATTTGCCGGCATGACGATTCGTTTTGTTGGTACCGTTTCGGATGTACGTGAAGCGACAGAAGAAGAGCTTGAGCACGGTCACGTGCACGGCGAGCATGGCCATCATCACTAA
- a CDS encoding peroxiredoxin: MLNVGDRAPDFILSDAQMENVQLAQFRGKSHLVLYFFNKDHTPGGILEAVEFSDRFAVFRQYDTVILGVSMDDCLSHEQFRDEQGIEFNLLADIDCKVSRLYHALHEWEAHGVVRYGIDRSTFVIDKDGVIRHAFYHVVPKGHAAEILKLVKQLG, from the coding sequence ATGCTGAACGTTGGAGATAGAGCACCTGATTTTATTTTGTCCGATGCTCAGATGGAAAATGTGCAATTAGCACAGTTTCGTGGTAAGTCTCACCTCGTGTTGTACTTCTTTAATAAGGATCATACGCCCGGTGGAATTCTTGAGGCCGTTGAATTTAGCGACCGCTTCGCAGTATTTCGGCAATATGACACAGTTATTCTTGGTGTCAGCATGGATGATTGCTTGTCGCACGAGCAATTTCGAGACGAGCAGGGCATAGAATTCAATTTACTTGCCGATATTGATTGCAAAGTAAGTCGTCTCTATCACGCTCTGCATGAGTGGGAGGCACATGGCGTGGTAAGATACGGCATAGACCGTTCCACGTTTGTAATCGATAAGGACGGCGTGATCCGCCATGCGTTTTATCACGTTGTCCCGAAGGGCCATGCGGCGGAAATTCTTAAACTCGTGAAACAGCTAGGGTGA